In the genome of Deltaproteobacteria bacterium, one region contains:
- a CDS encoding sigma-70 family RNA polymerase sigma factor yields the protein MNSPQASRTVILLVEKYLPFASTLARVALRSLGGHVDYDDLLSDARLGLLEAAQRFDTRYNYDFKTFASHRIRGAIFDGLRKSEWMPRHFYCLPELSSCSVVSFDDMEDFEPADPSAGHGLEGPIDFRTVKRRLRALIDFLPVREKRLVMMYYFQDRTLDEIAGTLNLSKSWISRLHRRALEFLQKKLLRLSKEKEEI from the coding sequence ATGAACTCCCCTCAAGCATCGCGGACAGTCATTTTGTTGGTTGAAAAATATCTCCCTTTCGCCTCAACCCTTGCTCGGGTGGCTTTGCGGTCGCTCGGCGGTCACGTGGATTATGACGACCTCCTCTCCGACGCCCGCCTTGGTCTTTTAGAGGCGGCCCAACGCTTTGACACCCGGTACAATTACGATTTTAAAACCTTCGCGAGTCACAGGATTCGGGGGGCTATTTTTGACGGCCTTCGAAAAAGCGAATGGATGCCGCGTCATTTTTATTGTCTGCCGGAGCTTTCTTCCTGCTCGGTTGTTTCATTTGATGACATGGAAGATTTTGAACCGGCCGATCCTTCAGCCGGCCATGGGTTGGAGGGTCCTATCGATTTCCGGACGGTCAAGCGAAGGCTCCGGGCGCTGATTGATTTTCTCCCTGTCAGGGAAAAGAGGCTTGTGATGATGTACTACTTTCAGGATCGCACGCTGGACGAAATTGCGGGGACGCTCAATCTCTCCAAATCATGGATCTCCCGCCTCCACCGCCGGGCCCTGGAATTTTTGCAAAAGAAACTTTTAAGATTATCCAAGGAGAAAGAGGAGATATAA